A window of the Trichoderma asperellum chromosome 4, complete sequence genome harbors these coding sequences:
- a CDS encoding uncharacterized protein (EggNog:ENOG41), with translation MSGLLSYIPGASLVIGSRSRAGAIDLPSVEVHHVETNTDRRARCLKHLLKANHVNYAILWNDLQFDNHNPHILGSTYLLGGNENHLNEVYNNEIKGLVPWEPSPSEVIDEDWRDFLGDKRYQRAFIDYFEDKLAMEFAYDWKKEVQHFLFSGQKPLFHALLDGLGHPIIHLGYAYEVDSKEIAMEALALVSVKYDFLHKYLDDSSYTRPSPLKSKVPLDLLIQLSKDDRFSKEQVQVGDMQQYLEDHESAFLEYWNGWDIDDDPKKQFELSQEAAVALLVATVQPGTHAYNFFIVHILTSSHAVRVLLPFIPPQHHVALVRAWWLFVLAVFSIKGRPLPDYDNIETDLKGKNWKYVEDKALNSAWSKDAHYVKAIRAIRDTARTWGDVHERYLQAAVTFVDNFHGWVF, from the exons ATGTCGGGACTCCTTTCATACATCCCGGGTGCCAGCTTGGTCATTGGCAGCAGATCTAGGGCGGGAGCCATTGATTTGCCGTCTGTTGAAGTCCATCATGTTGAGACAAACACTGATAGGCGGGCTCGATGCCTCAAGCATCTGCTGAAGGCAAACCACGTAAATTACGCCATATTGTGGAACGACCTCCAGTTCGACAACCATAATCCTCACATACTCGGTTCGACCTACCTACTTGGAGGGAATGAAAACCATCTCAATGAGGTTTACAATAACGAGATTAAAGGCCTGGTTCCGTGGGAGCCGTCGCCTTCCGAGGTGATTGATGAGGACTGGAGAGACTTTCTTGGAGACAAACGCTACCAAAGAGCTTTTATTGATTATTTTGAGGATAAACTCGCCATGGAATTTGCGTACGATTGGAAGAAGGAAGTGCAGCATTTCCTATTCAGTGGCCAAAAGCCGCTGTTTCATGCTTTGCTAGACGGGC TTGGCCATCCAATCATCCATCTTGGCTATGCATATGAGGTGGATAGCAAAGAAATTGCTATGGAGGCGCTTGCATTGGTCTCCGTCAAGTATGACTTTCTTCACAAGTACCTTGATGACAGCTCCTATACCAGGCCGTCGCCACTGAAATCGAAAGTGCCTTTAGACCTCTTAATCCAGCTCTCCAAGGACGATAGGTTTAGCAAGGAGCAAGTTCAAGTCGGTGATATGCAACAGTATCTTGAAGATCATGAGTCGGCATTCCTGGAATATTGGAATGGATGGGATATTGACGACGATCCGAAGAAACAATTTGAACTGTCACAAGAAGCGGCTGTCGCATTGCTTGTAGCCACCGTTCAGCCAGGAACCCACGCATACAACTTCTTCATCGTTCATATCTTAACTTCCAGCCATGCTGTCCGCGTTCTCCTGCCTTTTATCCCACCCCAGCATCATGTTGCTCTGGTTAGAGCATGGTGGCTTTTTGTCTTGGCTGTATTCAGTATCAAGGGCCGACCATTGCCCGATTACGACAATATTGAGACCGACTTGAAAGGCAAAAATTGGAAATATGTGGAAGATAAAGCGCTGAACTCAGCGTGGTCCAAAGACGCTCACTATGTTAAAG CGATACGAGCGATCAGAGACACTGCTCGAACATGGGGCGATGTTCACGAGCGCTACCTTCAAGCTGCAGTAACTTTTGTTGACAACTTTCACGGATGGGTTTTTTAG